In a single window of the Chitinophagales bacterium genome:
- a CDS encoding ATP-binding protein translates to MTGREYEIERLKESLDSNESELIAIYGRRRVGKTYLIRNVYGKHIKFEVTGLYGGNKEQQLDIFFGELKRVSKKFREEDRPSDWKQAFELLKKYINGLRGAAKKVIFIDEMPWLDTHKSDFRMYFGHFWNTFCEKRADLVVVVCGSAASYMVQNVISNQGSLHARLTYKLQIKPFTLYETKAYLESKNIKWGHYHMLHLYIAMGGVPQYLSKVRKGESVVQAIQRMCFDENGDLVNEFEEIFESLFVHSSSHIAIVRALGSLGKGVARGELIKKSGQHGGGAFTRALTELIASGFVSKYPAFDKKSKKTLYRLSDEYSKFYLKYIEPNKNQGGNFWKTMFQKQSYISWAGFNFETICLKHVLQIKKALKIEGIHSTNSNWSVDGAQVDLVIKRDDNWINLCEMKFYNAQYKIGKQELENLRNKIAQFKRDTGTRDAVVITMVTTFGIVQNANYHEIVNDDFTMEILFERA, encoded by the coding sequence ATGACAGGAAGAGAATACGAAATTGAAAGGTTGAAAGAATCCCTGGATTCAAATGAGTCTGAATTGATAGCGATTTATGGCAGGCGAAGAGTAGGTAAAACCTACCTAATACGCAATGTCTATGGAAAGCATATCAAATTCGAAGTGACAGGACTGTATGGAGGTAATAAAGAACAACAGTTAGATATTTTCTTTGGGGAACTGAAAAGAGTATCTAAAAAATTCAGGGAAGAAGATAGGCCCTCTGACTGGAAACAAGCTTTTGAATTGCTCAAGAAATACATCAATGGTTTAAGAGGAGCTGCAAAAAAAGTAATATTCATTGACGAAATGCCTTGGCTTGATACACACAAGTCTGATTTTAGAATGTATTTTGGACATTTTTGGAACACATTCTGTGAAAAGAGAGCCGACCTTGTCGTAGTTGTATGTGGCTCGGCCGCGTCATACATGGTTCAGAATGTTATATCAAATCAAGGAAGTTTACATGCAAGGCTAACTTATAAGTTGCAAATTAAGCCTTTTACACTATACGAGACAAAAGCTTACTTAGAAAGTAAAAACATTAAATGGGGACATTATCACATGCTTCACCTGTACATTGCTATGGGGGGTGTGCCGCAATATTTAAGTAAAGTGCGAAAAGGAGAGAGTGTAGTTCAGGCAATTCAGAGAATGTGTTTTGACGAAAACGGAGACTTGGTAAATGAATTTGAGGAAATTTTTGAATCATTGTTTGTTCATTCATCTTCACACATAGCAATAGTCAGAGCCCTTGGCTCACTTGGCAAAGGAGTTGCAAGGGGTGAATTGATAAAAAAATCAGGACAACATGGCGGTGGAGCCTTTACCAGGGCTTTAACTGAGTTGATTGCATCTGGGTTTGTTTCAAAATATCCTGCATTTGATAAAAAGTCCAAAAAGACATTATATAGGTTATCTGATGAATATTCTAAGTTCTATTTGAAATACATTGAACCCAATAAGAATCAGGGAGGGAATTTTTGGAAAACAATGTTTCAAAAGCAATCCTATATTTCATGGGCTGGATTCAATTTTGAAACAATTTGCTTAAAACATGTGCTGCAAATTAAAAAAGCGCTTAAAATAGAGGGGATACATTCTACAAATTCCAATTGGTCTGTTGATGGGGCTCAAGTTGATCTTGTTATAAAAAGAGATGATAATTGGATAAATCTGTGCGAGATGAAATTCTACAATGCTCAATATAAAATCGGAAAGCAGGAATTAGAAAACCTAAGGAATAAAATTGCTCAATTCAAGCGCGACACAGGGACGAGGGATGCTGTAGTAATAACTATGGTGACAACCTTTGGTATAGTTCAAAATGCAAATTACCATGAAATTGTGAATGATGATTTTACTATGGAAATACTCTTTGAAAGAGCATAA
- a CDS encoding GNAT family N-acetyltransferase, producing MKAENTEFKIVPYGSPDYDKTVVLRDLLLRKPLGLEFTKEELAKEDKHIHCAAYSNGEALACLVLVPLEKGRIKMRQVCTSKELQGKGVGRQLAIFSEQYAREKGFKTMECNARATAVPFYEKMNYKVVSDIFTEVGIDHYKMEKALR from the coding sequence ATGAAAGCTGAAAATACTGAGTTTAAAATTGTACCATACGGCAGTCCCGATTATGATAAAACTGTAGTTTTAAGAGATCTGCTTTTGAGAAAGCCGTTGGGTCTGGAATTTACCAAAGAAGAATTGGCAAAAGAAGACAAGCACATTCATTGTGCTGCATATTCCAATGGTGAAGCTTTAGCTTGTTTGGTATTGGTTCCGCTAGAAAAGGGGCGCATTAAAATGCGTCAGGTTTGCACATCAAAAGAATTGCAGGGCAAGGGAGTTGGCAGGCAACTCGCAATATTCAGCGAGCAATATGCTAGGGAAAAAGGGTTCAAAACAATGGAGTGCAATGCCAGAGCAACGGCTGTTCCTTTCTATGAAAAAATGAACTACAAAGTAGTCAGCGATATCTTCACCGAGGTAGGCATAGATCACTATAAGATGGAGAAAGCATTGAGATGA
- a CDS encoding DUF5678 domain-containing protein, giving the protein MTATLNINPKNPDSRWIAVNVKDNSKIIAEGKTPQEVIKKAKKTGVNYILSFVPKKDSTYIF; this is encoded by the coding sequence ATGACAGCCACATTAAACATCAATCCGAAAAACCCAGATTCAAGATGGATTGCAGTGAATGTAAAGGACAATTCAAAAATAATTGCTGAAGGTAAAACTCCGCAAGAAGTTATAAAAAAGGCAAAAAAAACTGGAGTGAATTACATTTTAAGTTTTGTTCCTAAAAAGGATTCCACCTATATTTTTTAA
- a CDS encoding sterol desaturase family protein, with amino-acid sequence MEAYLMVFAVPFFLLLMFIEWGAGKLKGKNLYYFPDTVCNLLLGVGSQATGLFVKVMLFFIYDMLYRNFAFFEVPMYWLYGILFLIAFDFVYYWAHRWSHEMNFLWGAHIVHHQSEEYNLSVALRQPWFHSLLAFFLFVPFAFIGIPTIMFGAASLFITLYQFWIHTKAIDRLPKWFEFVFNSPTHHRVHHARDPKYIDKNHAAFLIIWDRIFGTFREEEEEPVYGITKQFASWNPVWANFHHYFDMWALFKKLDSWKDRLLLPFRGPGWRPESMGGEMAIPEVDKENVQLFRTPFSKNIAAYVGVQLLLLIAGLSAYMVYFDSLSLFFKLELFALIVLTTLICGAILEQKKWVILMERARLLIAGISLIFLYKIYFENWYIIMFTSCVVVFIMFNTWLALYRYQEYKRTGSMV; translated from the coding sequence ATGGAAGCCTATCTAATGGTCTTTGCAGTTCCTTTTTTTCTATTATTAATGTTTATTGAATGGGGTGCGGGAAAACTAAAAGGGAAAAACCTTTATTATTTCCCCGATACGGTTTGTAATCTTCTACTGGGAGTGGGCAGTCAGGCGACAGGTCTTTTCGTAAAAGTAATGTTGTTTTTCATTTACGATATGCTCTATCGCAATTTTGCCTTTTTTGAAGTCCCCATGTATTGGCTGTATGGCATTCTCTTTTTAATCGCTTTCGATTTTGTCTATTACTGGGCGCATCGCTGGAGCCACGAAATGAATTTCCTTTGGGGCGCACATATTGTACACCACCAAAGTGAGGAATACAATCTTTCGGTAGCTTTGCGTCAGCCCTGGTTTCACAGTTTATTGGCATTTTTTCTTTTTGTACCATTTGCATTTATAGGCATTCCCACGATAATGTTCGGAGCAGCTTCGCTATTTATTACTTTGTACCAATTTTGGATCCATACCAAAGCCATTGATAGATTGCCCAAGTGGTTTGAATTTGTATTCAATTCACCGACCCACCACCGTGTACACCATGCGCGCGATCCCAAGTACATCGATAAAAACCATGCGGCTTTTTTGATCATTTGGGACAGAATATTTGGAACCTTTAGGGAGGAGGAAGAAGAGCCGGTTTATGGCATTACCAAACAGTTTGCTTCCTGGAATCCCGTATGGGCCAATTTCCACCATTATTTCGATATGTGGGCATTGTTTAAAAAACTGGATTCTTGGAAAGATCGATTGTTGCTGCCTTTCAGAGGTCCTGGATGGCGACCTGAAAGTATGGGAGGGGAGATGGCCATTCCCGAAGTCGATAAAGAAAATGTACAATTATTCCGCACGCCATTTTCCAAAAACATAGCCGCTTATGTAGGAGTGCAATTGCTTTTGCTCATTGCCGGACTTTCTGCCTATATGGTGTATTTCGATAGCCTCTCGCTCTTTTTCAAATTGGAATTGTTTGCATTGATTGTGCTTACAACGCTTATTTGCGGAGCTATTTTAGAGCAAAAAAAGTGGGTGATTTTGATGGAAAGAGCCAGGTTGCTCATTGCTGGCATTAGTCTGATTTTCCTTTACAAAATATATTTTGAAAACTGGTACATCATCATGTTTACTTCATGTGTGGTGGTATTTATAATGTTCAATACTTGGTTGGCACTCTACCGCTACCAAGAATATAAACGCACCGGATCAATGGTGTAA
- the mraZ gene encoding division/cell wall cluster transcriptional repressor MraZ: MSGFLGEHICKLDSKGRLKVPSALKKQFAPEINGRFVINRGFEQCLTLYPFDEWQRISARVNKLNTFEKKKREFKRYFYRGATELVLDSSDRLLLPKHLMDYAGIEKEMILTSQNNMIEVWNPKRYEDLMAIDSDEFADLAEEVMGDLDENSDD, from the coding sequence ATGTCAGGTTTTTTAGGTGAACATATTTGCAAGTTGGATTCAAAGGGGAGGCTCAAAGTGCCTTCGGCTTTGAAGAAGCAATTTGCGCCTGAAATCAACGGCCGCTTTGTGATCAATAGGGGTTTTGAGCAATGCCTGACATTGTACCCTTTTGATGAATGGCAGCGCATTTCTGCACGTGTCAATAAGCTGAATACATTCGAAAAGAAGAAAAGGGAATTCAAAAGATATTTCTACCGGGGCGCTACGGAATTGGTGCTCGATTCAAGTGATCGGCTATTGTTGCCAAAGCATTTGATGGACTATGCGGGAATTGAAAAGGAAATGATTTTGACCTCCCAAAACAATATGATAGAAGTCTGGAATCCGAAACGATACGAAGATTTAATGGCCATTGACTCTGATGAGTTTGCGGATTTAGCAGAAGAAGTAATGGGTGATTTGGATGAAAATTCAGATGACTGA